The genomic DNA TACGCTTCTTTTCATTAGCTAGGGCCTCTTTGAGCTGGTTGTTCTCATGCTGAAGGAGGGTGTTTTTTACGGAGATGGTGTGGATCGTTTGGCTGAGCTTCTTCGACTTTGTATCATATACATCATCCACAGCCTGCCTTAAAAGACGCTCTATCTTTCTCTAATCGCTTGCACTAAGTACTGACGTTGTGCTATTGCTTGAAGATGGCCTAGAGTTGCTTGGAGTTGCAGTGCTGAAGCGACAGAGTATTACATCCGGCTTGAAGGGATGAAGCCCTGTAGCTGCAAAGGCCTTTATTACAAGCGTTTCTGTGAAGGAGGAGGTCCATGCTGCATTGAACAGTCGATAGAAATCGCGCTTGGTGATAGAGCTGAGGCCTTGGGAGATATTCAAGAAGCTGGCAAGCTCAGCTTTGTATGCAGCTGCCAACGGAGCAAACATGACGACGTCGAGCGGTTGCAGCGTATGCGTACTATGAGGTGGATATATAGCTAATAGGATCTTGTTCTGGTCGCAATAGCTGATAAAATCCATAGTAACATGGCTgccatggccgtcaaggataAGTAAGCGGTATGAGCTTCGGGCTTTGGCTTTGGTTTCtcgatcaaacacctgcttAAGCCAGGCTAATCCTATCTCATTACTAGTCCATCCAGATGGTGATGAGGTAAAGAAAGCTCGGTGTTTCTTTGGCTCAAAGTCTTGTAACCATGTGTCTTGAATATTGCCACTCTGAGCTTGATAAATCAGTGCTGGAGTAAGAGCTGATCCATCAGCGCATATGCAAGCTAAGGTAGTAATCCACTCCCTATTGCCATCCTGGAGCATGTGCTTCATCTTTCCTGACTCGTATTGGTGCCTAGAAAACACCCGCTTCATCTTACTTAAGATGCCAATGAGaaagcccttctcatccatattgtatatataGCGACTGTCAATGTTGTACTGCTCAATCTTTTGCTTTATAAGTTCGAAGTATAAGCTATACATGAAGGCGTTATCAGCTTTAAAGCGATTGCGGTCAAGGCCGGTGGCCCAATGTGAGATGAGATCAATGCTGTGGCGCTTGACGAATCGGTCCACCCAGTTCTTGCCCACAGGCTTCTTGGCTATATCGCTGGCGAAATTTCGTATCATTGGTCTTGAAGGAGGTAGTCCTCGTGCGCAAAGGTTCTTTATATACTGTACAAGCTGCTGTTCTTGTACAGTGTTGAGAAGCCGGCCATTTGCAAGCTTTGTTGTTCGTGCCTCTTGAACTTTCCGGTGGCGCCTCGACAGCGTTGTTCGCGAGCAGCCATACTTTTTCGCATATGCTGAATATTCAAAATCTTGTCCAGGTTCTAACGATTCCAACGCTGCGAGAGCTGCGTCAATAGCTGCCATGGTCGCTGAGAAATGTAGTGTTGAAGATGGGTGCAAATTTGAAGTTTGCGGGCCGTGCGGGCGCTCGGTGGGGGCGGGCGCTTGGTGGTGGCTTACGTTAACGTGTTTTACAAGCGAGTCGCCCGTACAAGCGAGGCGCCCACCCCAACAACTTTGATCACCTGTAAAGCTGTATAACTCAACAACTTTGCAATACAAtagagaaagagaaaaacGATTAAATATAT from Pyrenophora tritici-repentis strain M4 chromosome 8, whole genome shotgun sequence includes the following:
- a CDS encoding Trichoplein multi-domain protein gives rise to the protein MAAIDAALAALESLEPGQDFEYSAYAKKYGCSRTTLSRRHRKVQEARTTKLANGRLLNTVQEQQLVQYIKNLCARGLPPSRPMIRNFASDIAKKPVGKNWVDRFVKRHSIDLISHWATGLDRNRFKADNAFMYSLYFELIKQKIEQYNIDSRYIYNMDEKGFLIGILSKMKRVFSRHQYESGKMKHMLQDGNREWITTLACICADGSALTPALIYQAQSGNIQDTWLQDFEPKKHRAFFTSSPSGWTSNEIGLAWLKQVFDRETKAKARSSYRLLILDGHGSHVTMDFISYCDQNKILLAIYPPHSTHTLQPLDVVMFAPLAAAYKAELASFLNISQGLSSITKRDFYRLFNAAWTSSFTETLVIKAFAATGLHPFKPDAVDDVYDTKSKKLSQTIHTISVKNTLLQHENNQLKEALANEKKRRQRGKALLLLPPENSNGGAQFWSPTKVEQARQRQEQKDLEEQAAQYQKTETMKLREQQKLAKAQQLEERRLNRVVAKEKRDHEAEQKRLACKEDQMARQLKKQLQNDLKLSQKGKRRSLKLQVAVQSVEVDGEPAAGGVEELVVMATSRSGRQIKPTHKVIT